One genomic window of bacterium includes the following:
- a CDS encoding acetoacetate decarboxylase family protein, which translates to MSIEKTDDSPARRFEIEGEDLGYPTLFRDGASAAALFVVDAHAAQQLIEETGFEIAEIAPGRGILAFTCVHYTDTDCGVYEETAQAFFVRPLGSQGSILGSVPGVGRYLSTWRDFLSGRVASYTWRLQVTTRLSQQCGLQMWGFPKEIADIEFEQTGGRLRCSLRMEDRLVFDFAMKASGSKTPASITSPVYSIYQGAPHVSHLTQSYRETGYALGGATISLGDHPLADALRSLGLPKTPLLATWNGHLRFSMTAPEKQS; encoded by the coding sequence ATGTCCATCGAAAAGACAGACGACTCGCCGGCGCGAAGATTCGAGATCGAAGGTGAAGATCTCGGATATCCCACACTCTTTCGCGACGGTGCATCGGCGGCTGCTCTCTTCGTCGTGGATGCCCACGCCGCGCAGCAGCTGATCGAGGAGACGGGATTCGAGATCGCCGAGATCGCTCCGGGTAGAGGAATCCTTGCCTTTACCTGCGTCCACTACACGGATACGGATTGTGGCGTCTACGAGGAGACCGCCCAGGCCTTCTTCGTTCGGCCGCTGGGCTCCCAAGGGTCGATTCTCGGTTCGGTTCCGGGAGTCGGCCGCTACCTCTCGACCTGGCGTGATTTCCTCTCTGGCCGGGTCGCCAGCTATACGTGGCGGCTCCAGGTCACGACTCGCCTTTCGCAGCAATGCGGCCTGCAGATGTGGGGCTTCCCCAAGGAAATCGCCGATATCGAGTTCGAGCAGACGGGCGGGAGGCTTCGCTGCTCCCTTCGAATGGAGGATCGTCTGGTCTTCGATTTCGCGATGAAGGCCAGCGGGAGCAAGACCCCGGCGTCGATCACGTCGCCGGTCTACTCGATCTACCAGGGTGCACCGCACGTGAGTCATCTCACCCAGAGCTATCGGGAGACCGGCTATGCGTTGGGCGGTGCCACGATTTCGCTGGGTGACCATCCCCTGGCCGACGCGCTCCGCTCGCTCGGGCTTCCGAAGACCCCGCTCCTGGCCACTTGGAATGGGCACCTCCGCTTCAGCATGACCGCGCCGGAGAAGCAGTCTTGA